From a region of the Danio aesculapii chromosome 4, fDanAes4.1, whole genome shotgun sequence genome:
- the LOC130222791 gene encoding gastrula zinc finger protein XlCGF8.2DB-like has translation MAFIKVESEDLKIEDTFTVKHEDPQEQAELMLQKEETPGLNEMEVINQNEEHQDLMTDEQSTVTKKKTKSNGNFPCSECGKSFTQKHNLIVHMSIHTGEKPYACQQCGKRFRLLHILQLHFKLHTGERPYACTQCEMRFIKKQRLETHMAVHSTEKPFVCQQCGKCFAQKHNLKQHMKIHTGEKPFVCQLCGKSFSQKQRLAVHTMIHTGERPYTCSQCGKSFTQRNNLNYHMKFHTGDKPYICTECGKNFTYKYYLNAHMRTHTRERPFICGQCGKSYCHRGNLSQHLKLHVEETKNVT, from the coding sequence AGCTGATGTTGCAGAAAGAAGAGACTCCAGGACTGAATGAAATGGAAGTCATTAATCAGAATGAGGAACACCAAGATTTAATGACTGATGAGCAATCAACTGTGacaaaaaagaaaaccaaatctAATGGTAACTTTCCCTGCAGTGAGTGTGGAAAAAGTTTTACTCAAAAACACAACCTTATAGTCCACATGAGCATTCACACCGGGGAGAAGCCGTATgcctgccaacagtgtggaaagaggtTCAGACTGTTACACATCCTTCAACTTCACTTCAAacttcacactggagagaggccttATGCCTGCACTCAGTGTGAAATGAGGTTCATTAAAAAACAAAGACTTGAAACGCACATGGCAGTCCACAGTACAGAGAAGCCATTCGTTTGCCAACAATGTGGTAAATGCTTTGCTCAAAAGCATAACCTTAAACAACACATGaaaattcacaccggagagaaacctttcGTCTGCCAactgtgtggaaagagtttcagtcaaaaaCAACGTCTTGCAGTCCACACGATGATTCACACTGGGGAGAGACCTTACACTTGCTCTCAATGCGGGAAGAGTTTTACACAGAGAAACAACCTCAATTACCACATGAAATTTCACACTGGGGATAAGCCTTACATTTGCACAGAGTGTGGCAAAAACTTTACATATAAATACTACCTTAATGCGCACATGAGGACTCACACCAGAGAGAGGCCGTTTATATGTggtcagtgtggaaagagttactGTCACAGAGGCAACCTCAGCCAACACTTGAAGCTCCACGTAGAAGAAACCAAAAACGTAACATGA